In Hippea alviniae EP5-r, one DNA window encodes the following:
- a CDS encoding replication initiation protein: MSMLVKAMKKNAVIIHKPSGMIAVQTEMTLEQRKFYNAFIYVAKQELKKNKDTKVFRCALTDLKAMLDKAKQNNTYYIDLIFDLQERKAYFDILRKDIRVRGKMNVLSYAGVIERRSKKEEVWIEFEFPERIRKALIDMKGMYAELNLIIEKGFRSKYTLVLYENLRDYKNVEFPKIELETFKKLLGVEKGEYKRFFDLKRRVIDVAVEELNENENIDFLVSYELYKTGRKYTHIKFFIKPKPQQLKLAQQTEDYKSLAEDKDLRELLFLLPEQYRKRKNCINLLLGVLEEKGKEYIKAQIDYTSKKNPKNYCGYLKNAIEKDYAGVEEIELEFDEEEDWKKEVIGKVVRNAKTGERWKIAHIGEKDEEGYYEVRLDKIDDPDTVRWFKWTDEKIRNLIKR, from the coding sequence ATGAGTATGCTTGTAAAAGCTATGAAAAAGAATGCTGTTATAATTCATAAGCCAAGTGGCATGATAGCAGTTCAAACTGAGATGACTTTGGAGCAACGAAAATTCTACAATGCTTTTATATATGTAGCTAAACAAGAATTAAAGAAAAATAAAGACACAAAGGTGTTTAGGTGTGCTTTGACCGACTTAAAAGCTATGCTTGATAAGGCAAAACAGAATAACACTTACTATATTGACCTTATTTTTGATTTACAAGAACGCAAAGCATATTTTGATATATTGAGAAAAGATATTCGTGTTAGAGGTAAAATGAATGTTCTATCTTATGCTGGAGTTATCGAAAGGCGAAGCAAAAAAGAGGAAGTTTGGATAGAGTTTGAGTTTCCAGAAAGAATAAGAAAAGCTCTTATAGATATGAAGGGTATGTATGCAGAATTAAACCTTATAATTGAGAAAGGTTTTAGATCAAAATACACATTGGTTTTGTATGAGAATTTAAGAGATTACAAAAATGTTGAATTTCCAAAGATTGAACTTGAGACTTTTAAAAAACTCTTAGGTGTTGAAAAGGGTGAATATAAGCGATTTTTTGATTTAAAGAGAAGAGTAATAGATGTTGCCGTAGAAGAGCTTAATGAAAATGAGAATATTGACTTTCTTGTATCTTATGAGCTCTACAAGACAGGCAGAAAATATACACATATAAAGTTTTTTATAAAACCCAAACCCCAACAGCTCAAGTTAGCCCAACAGACCGAAGACTATAAATCTCTTGCCGAAGATAAAGACTTACGGGAGCTTCTTTTTTTACTTCCCGAGCAATACAGAAAGCGCAAAAATTGTATAAATCTATTATTGGGTGTTTTAGAGGAAAAGGGTAAGGAATACATAAAGGCCCAGATAGACTATACAAGCAAAAAGAACCCTAAAAACTATTGTGGTTATTTGAAAAACGCCATAGAAAAGGATTACGCTGGCGTGGAAGAAATAGAGTTGGAATTTGATGAGGAAGAGGATTGGAAAAAAGAAGTTATCGGTAAGGTTGTGAGAAACGCTAAAACTGGCGAACGCTGGAAGATTGCCCACATAGGAGAAAAGGACGAAGAAGGATATTACGAGGTTAGGTTGGATAAAATAGATGACCCGGATACTGTGAGATGGTTTAAGTGGACTGATGAAAAAATAAGGAATTTAATTAAAAGATAG
- a CDS encoding tetratricopeptide repeat protein → MDMKKWEVKLVGLTFEKYEPYFSFFLNWKKNNPSTWKDDKRILALLTASREPITAYMLHSFSGINQEYIEHLLEFWHEFLNIEGKPKLYSPNSIYLRDFVKLPIATGRPEEEKQLKRELSEAFEEANKSICKFYVNREILKKIVNKNAKDKDESILLNYAVGNLTYHIDVSHFSERELIDILSLLIFDKEEYNLLYKIRKSYSQIEEYKEDLDDLIWKIYVMLEKKEGFSKIDENLKTIMGYYLEIMLLRAAMTNKPPKYQQDEPITPILRSKHYLLDELINISYETNNIRLFLGVANEFHIKCKGACEEDPISLRFNIRNLKSSIKKLKSDYLRMEVYTLLIDRLSAKRKKNSTVRKNLKDLREELRKIEEEINDYFMVYEVETYFNVAIKLYESGEIDEVENLIEKIKELTDKIKNIYFQKERAVVLLIELLSRINRIDEAIEIMKANDFEIIRTGFLVVIAEHLIKKKEIDKAIELTSTLEDRQYKAMTIYPVIIAELLRLGDAQRAINTLSKGAEDDLDKAEIFKIVVEYLTREGFLDNAIKALFTEESANLNDKCTQSSIEFLKEATKIAESIKECLVQSEVYSIIATRLAELGFVDEAVRVLSEKVNVKNWEVETCYMIINDLKKAGRIEDANKIADEAIKALEKVEGYDKAEMYSFVAASLAEIGREEEARELMKKLHKVIDEEIEEKDKDDFYKSDAYAGYAYRMAEIGKMDEAIRSAESLTNDGFRADVYFGIADIFMKDGRIEEAIEITELIDHSYYQAESYANIVKKLIEAKDIDRALKIADKTNYISYRIEAYKTLADYFISINDIGKALTLADKIEYKPYKFKIYSHIAKRLAEINNVQETEKAIEKIDIDYYKAKSYFEASKILSKNGNIRSALEMVERAKFK, encoded by the coding sequence ATGGATATGAAGAAATGGGAGGTAAAATTGGTAGGTTTAACCTTTGAAAAATACGAACCATATTTCTCATTTTTCCTTAATTGGAAGAAAAACAACCCATCAACTTGGAAGGATGACAAAAGGATTCTTGCTCTGCTTACAGCATCAAGAGAGCCTATAACAGCATATATGCTTCATAGCTTCAGCGGTATTAATCAAGAGTATATAGAGCATCTTTTAGAATTCTGGCATGAGTTTCTGAATATCGAAGGTAAGCCAAAGCTATACAGTCCAAACAGTATCTATCTTAGAGATTTCGTAAAGCTTCCAATAGCTACAGGAAGACCAGAAGAAGAAAAGCAACTAAAAAGAGAACTAAGCGAAGCTTTCGAAGAAGCAAACAAGAGTATCTGTAAGTTTTATGTAAACAGAGAGATTTTAAAAAAGATAGTGAATAAAAACGCAAAAGATAAAGATGAATCCATACTTTTGAATTATGCCGTAGGCAATCTAACTTATCACATAGATGTTTCTCACTTCTCAGAAAGAGAGCTTATAGATATCTTGAGTCTGCTTATCTTTGACAAAGAAGAGTATAATCTCTTGTATAAAATCCGAAAGAGCTACTCTCAAATAGAAGAGTATAAAGAAGATTTAGATGACCTTATATGGAAAATCTATGTAATGCTTGAGAAAAAGGAAGGTTTCTCAAAAATAGATGAAAACCTGAAAACCATTATGGGCTACTACTTAGAGATTATGCTTCTAAGAGCTGCTATGACAAACAAACCACCAAAATATCAACAAGATGAGCCAATCACTCCCATATTAAGATCCAAACACTACCTTTTAGATGAACTCATAAACATCTCCTATGAGACAAACAACATCAGGCTGTTTTTGGGAGTGGCCAATGAGTTTCATATCAAGTGCAAAGGTGCATGCGAAGAAGACCCTATAAGTCTTAGGTTCAACATAAGGAATCTAAAAAGTAGCATTAAAAAACTGAAAAGCGATTACTTAAGAATGGAAGTCTACACCCTTCTTATAGATAGATTATCCGCCAAGAGAAAGAAGAACTCTACCGTAAGGAAAAACCTAAAGGATTTGAGAGAAGAGTTAAGAAAAATAGAAGAAGAGATAAACGACTATTTTATGGTTTATGAAGTAGAGACCTATTTCAATGTGGCTATTAAGCTTTATGAGTCAGGAGAGATAGATGAAGTAGAAAACCTAATAGAGAAAATCAAAGAACTTACAGACAAGATAAAGAATATCTATTTTCAGAAAGAGAGAGCAGTTGTTCTATTGATAGAGCTCTTAAGTAGGATAAACCGTATTGATGAAGCAATAGAGATAATGAAAGCAAACGATTTTGAGATTATCAGAACAGGATTTCTTGTTGTGATAGCAGAGCACCTTATAAAGAAGAAAGAGATTGATAAAGCGATAGAACTAACTAGCACATTAGAAGACAGACAGTATAAGGCTATGACAATTTATCCTGTTATAATAGCTGAGCTTCTGAGATTAGGAGATGCACAAAGAGCCATAAATACCTTATCCAAAGGAGCAGAAGACGACTTAGATAAAGCTGAAATTTTCAAGATAGTGGTAGAATATTTAACAAGAGAAGGATTTTTAGATAATGCTATAAAAGCCCTGTTTACAGAAGAGAGTGCCAACTTAAACGATAAATGCACTCAGAGTTCCATAGAGTTTCTAAAAGAAGCAACCAAAATAGCAGAAAGCATAAAGGAGTGCTTAGTTCAATCAGAAGTTTACTCCATTATAGCAACCCGTTTAGCAGAGCTTGGCTTTGTTGATGAAGCTGTTAGGGTTCTCTCAGAGAAGGTGAATGTAAAGAACTGGGAAGTTGAAACCTGCTATATGATAATAAACGATTTGAAAAAAGCAGGTAGGATAGAAGATGCCAATAAAATAGCAGATGAAGCCATTAAAGCTTTAGAGAAAGTCGAAGGATACGACAAAGCTGAAATGTATTCTTTTGTAGCAGCCAGTTTAGCCGAGATTGGCAGAGAAGAAGAAGCAAGGGAGTTAATGAAAAAGCTTCATAAAGTCATAGATGAAGAGATAGAAGAAAAAGACAAAGACGACTTCTATAAGTCAGATGCTTATGCTGGCTATGCCTATAGAATGGCTGAAATTGGCAAAATGGATGAAGCCATAAGATCAGCCGAGAGTCTAACAAACGATGGTTTCAGGGCAGATGTGTATTTTGGTATTGCTGATATCTTTATGAAGGATGGCAGAATAGAAGAAGCAATAGAGATAACAGAGCTTATAGACCATAGCTATTATCAAGCAGAATCCTACGCAAACATAGTAAAGAAGCTTATAGAAGCAAAGGATATAGACAGAGCTTTGAAGATAGCAGATAAAACAAACTATATCTCATACAGAATAGAAGCATACAAAACACTTGCGGATTACTTCATAAGTATTAACGATATAGGCAAAGCCTTAACTCTTGCAGATAAGATTGAATATAAACCATACAAATTTAAGATTTACTCTCACATTGCAAAGAGATTGGCAGAGATAAACAATGTTCAAGAGACTGAAAAGGCAATAGAGAAGATAGATATCGACTACTACAAAGCCAAAAGCTATTTCGAAGCATCAAAAATCCTGTCCAAAAATGGGAATATAAGAAGCGCTTTGGAGATGGTGGAGAGGGCTAAATTTAAATAA